A window of the Helianthus annuus cultivar XRQ/B chromosome 4, HanXRQr2.0-SUNRISE, whole genome shotgun sequence genome harbors these coding sequences:
- the LOC110913288 gene encoding uncharacterized protein LOC110913288, translating into MERGNHTCPSDCNKSDASIVHDRGKPPNSFKGFPNKPLNIDGNSFLPRRGTVQDLHVEPRKINVIDELMKITEPVVEDSLNSDEHVAGETSNSGKGHIPNDNNSMPRSYADSVLNLNTRKVNFRSLSCSEKHDECDIVLPKESVRVVQDKLANTLIGYFLGDRIAYPVVEFFVRNNWKKFGLEKSMMNATGFFFFKFADRKGMMDVLKEGPWIIRSQPIFLNEWSPSMKLEKKEVTKVQVWVKIHEVPLAAYREDGLNMIATTIGEPKHLDSYTASMCIDSWGRSSYARALVELSAEKDLKEEITLAIPVLEGEGFIKETMYVEYEWCPLRCSGCCVFGHSDDMCPKKPRKPMSSVNHEQGGNPVKQGSRKGKEVVKVDADGFSGVHSKKVARKGGIQINKPKSKFEYRPEVNVDKGQSSKSAGGGNVDSEEDEVMEGYSEMDEFLMEGTHRVKGASTPSPDVSNESHVNVENLNKVMHFQLVFKQDKKVFFCSIVYAANYYITGRELWYHLSKHKVLVGNKPWVILGDFNSALNLDDKSMGASNISTGMRDFQDCISELEVFDINSSGLHFTWNQKPKKGAGLLNKIDRVMGNTPFVDMFPNSVALFHPYRLSDHCPCLLKIPMPAKNKHRPFKFANFLVYKPGFIEAVKKVWDTNIEGVQQLQVVKKLRLLKNPLRALVFQQGNLHKKVEELRSRLDAIQRDIDSSPLNAVLREQEMKISADFQEACLDEERFLKQKSKVDWLRAGDANTAFFHASLKSRNHSTRIDVISNNEGVLFEGENVSKAIVAHYEKFLGSEDDIAIRPSHELFSKKLNEGDALYMVRPVTSQEVKLAMFSIGNEKAPGPDGYSAAFFKSAWDIIGVDVSNAIIDFFNTGKLLRELNNTLIVLIPKKTTFFSVTDYRPIACCNVIYKCISKIVADRIKGSLNQIVSINQSAFIPGRKISDNILLTQELMHNYHRSFGPPRCAFKVDIQKAYDTVHWNFLKDVLVRFGFNSRIVDWIMTCVSTPAYSLCVNGEVHGYFKGRRGLRQGDPLSPYLFTLVMETLTCILQHASRLDSSFKFHNKCEKQRNLCHKAFDSYHHVSHKQLITFMQLKLYNQGCSQSF; encoded by the exons ATGGAGAGGGGAAATCATACTTGTCCGTCTGATTGCAACAAATCTGATGCTAGCATCGTGCATGATCGAGGGAAGCCGCCCAACTCATTCAAGGGCTTTCCTAATAAGCCGTTGAATATTGATGGTAACTCTTTCCTTCCTCGTAGGGGTACTGTTCAGGATTTACATGTAGAACCTAGGAAGATTAATGTCATCGATGAACTAATGAAGATAACGGAACCGGTGGTTGAGGATTCGTTAAATTCTGATGAGCATGTGGCTGGGGAAACTAGTAATTCGGGTAAAGGGCATATTCCGAATGATAATAACAGTATGCCGAGGTCTTATGCGGATTCAGTCTTGAATCTGAATACTAGAAAAGTTAATTTTCGGTCACTTAGCTGCTCGGAGAAACATGATGAATGTGATATTGTATTACCAAAGGAGTCGGTTCGAGTGGTTCAGGATAAGTTAGCTAATACCCTGATTGGATACTTTTTAGGTGATCGTATTGCTTACCCGGTAGTGGAGTTTTTCGTTCGTAACAATTGGAAAAAGTTTGGTCTTGAAAAGTCAATGATGAATGCTACtggttttttcttttttaagtttgcGGACCGGAAAGGAATGATGGATGTTTTAAAGGAAGGCCCTTGGATAATTCGGTCTCAACCAATTTTTCTAAACGAGTGGTCACCTTCTATGAAACTGGAAAAGAAGGAAGTCACCAAGGTTCAGGTTTGGGTTAAGATCCATGAGGTTCCTTTAGCTGCATATAGGGAGGATGGTCTAAATATGATTGCGACTACAATTGGGGAACCGAAACATCTAGACTCTTATACAGCTTCAATGTGTATTGATAGTTGGGGAAGAAGTAGCTATGCAAGAGCTCTGGTTGAACTTTCAGCTGAGAAAGACTTGAAGGAGGAAATCACCTTGGCTATTCCGGTTTTGGAGGGGGAGGGTTTTATTAAGGAAACCATGTATGTTGAGTATGAATGGTGTCCTCTTAGGTGTTCGGGGTGTTGTGTTTTTGGCCATTCTGATGATATGTGTCCAAAGAAGCCAAGAAAACCAATGAGCAGCGTTAATCATGAACAAGGAGGTAACCCGGTGAAGCAAGGGAGCCGGAAGGGTAAGGAAGTTGTCAAAGTGGATGCGGATGGTTTCTCAGGGGTTCATTCAAAGAAGGTTGCTAGGAAAGGTGGTATCCAAATCAATAAACCAAAGTCTAAATTCGAATATAGACCT GAAGTGAATGTGGATAAAGGTCAAAGTAGCAAGTCGGCTGGGGGCGGAAACGTGGATTCGGAGGAAGATGAGGTGATGGAGGGCTATAGTGAGATGGATGAGTTTCTCATGGAAGGGACGCATAGAGttaaaggggcaagcactccttctccAGATGTGTCTAATG AATCCCATGTGAACGTAGAAAATCTTAATAAG GTTATGCATTTTCAACTCGTGTTTAAGCAAGACAAGAAAGTGTTTTTTTGTTCCATTGTTTATGCAGCCAATTATTATATTACTGGAAGGGAGTTATGGTATCATTTATCTAAGCATAAAGTGCTTGTGGGTAATAAACCTTGGGTTATCTTGGGCGATTTCAATTCAGCTCTTAATCTAGATGATAAGTCAATGGGAGCTTCAAATATTTCGACTGGCATGAGAGATTTTCAAGACTGTATTTCGGAGTTAGAGGTGTTTGACATAAATAGCTCGGGCTTGCATTTCACGTGGAATCAAAAACCAAAAAAGGGTGCCGGTTTGCTAAATAAAATTGACAGGGTCATGGGTAACACTCCTTTTGTTGATATGTTTCCCAATTCGGTGGCTCTTTTCCACCCCTATCGTCTATCTGATCACTGTCCTTGTTTGTTAAAGATCCCAATGCCGGCTAAGAATAAACATAGACCGTTCAAATTCGCAAACTTTTTGGTTTATAAGCCGGGTTTTATTGAGGCAGTTAAGAAGGTTTGGGATACTAATATCGAAGGGGTCCAACAACTTCAAGTGGTGAAAAAGCTTCGTTTATTAAAAAATCCGCTTCGTGCGTTAGTGTTTCAACAAGGTAATCTGCACAAGAAAGTGGAGGAGCTTCGTTCTAGGCTGGATGCGATTCAACGGGATATCGATAGCAGCCCTTTAAATGCTGTTCTTCGAGAGCAAGAGATGAAGATTTCGGCTGATTTTCAAGAGGCTTGTCTAGATGAGGAGCGCTTcttaaaacaaaaatctaaagTGGATTGGCTTCGAGCGGGGGATGCCAATACGGCGTTCTTTCATGCTTCCTTGAAGAGCAGAAATCATTCAACCAGAATTGATGTTATTTCAAATAACGAAGGGGTTCTGTTTGAGGGCGAGAATGTTTCTAAGGCGATTGTGGCTCATTATGAGAAGTTCCTTGGTAGTGAAGATGATATAGCAATTCGGCCATCGCATGAGTTGTTTTCAAAGAAGTTGAATGAAGGTGATGCGTTGTATATGGTTCGTCCGGTCACCAGTCAAGAGGTTAAGCTGGCTATGTTTTCTATTGGGAATGAAAAAGCCCCTGGTCCAGATGGGTATTCGGCGGCGTTTTTCAAGAGTGCTTGGGATATTATTGGTGTTGATGTTTCGAATGCTATTATTGATTTTTTCAATACTGGTAAGCTTCTTCGGGAGCTGAATAATACTCTCATTGTTCTTATTCCAAAGAAGACTACTTTTTTTTCAGTTACGGATTATCGGCCCATTGCTTGTTGCAATGTCATCTACAAATGTATCAGCAAGATTGTGGCGGATCGTATTAAGGGTTCTTTGAACCAAATTGTAAGCATTAACCAGTCGGCTTTTATACCGGGAAGGAAGATATCGGATAACATATTGCTCACCCAGGAATTGATGCACAACTATCATAGAAGCTTTGGTCCGCCCCGTTGTGCTTTTAAAGTTGATATTCAAAAAGCTTATGACACGGTTCATTGGAATTTTCTAAAGGATGTGCTCGTTAGGTTTGGTTTCAATTCGAGGATTGTGGACTGGATTATGACCTGTGTTTCTACCCCTGCATATTCTCTCTGTGTTAATGGGGAAGTGCATGGTTATTTCAAGGGTAGACGTGGTTTGCGGCAAGGAGATCCGTTATCTCCTTATCTCTTTACTCTTGTCATGGAAACTCTAACTTGCATTCTACAGCATGCTTCTCGGTTGGATTCTTCTTTCAAGTTTCATAACAAATGTGAAAAGCAGC